A region of the Rubripirellula tenax genome:
ACGAGCTTGGCGGGAGGACTTCAACACACGCCGCCCGCACAGTTCGCTTGGTTACCTGACCCCATCGGAGTTCGCGCTTCGCAGTGCTGCTTCCGTTCGGCCTACGGCCTCACTCCAGCAGCACTGCGAATCACCGATCCCAATTCCCCAACCCAATCTTTCATAACGCCTGGTACAGGAATTGGGGGCATCCCAGTCTGGCTTTGGGGGGGATTCCGTTTCGATCGTGATTTCGCTGATGAATTCACGCGCCCCGTGGTATTTGCGCCTGAACGGATCAGAAGAATGAGATTCACCCTCACTCGGGAGGGTCGCGGAGGACCTTGCGACGACGCGGGGAGGGGCGTCCGGCAAGATCGACTGTGTTCGCCCGCCGCGAAACCTCGTACCTCGGCTTCGACCTTCCCAAGAAAAGGTCAAGAACGGTATGCCAACACCAAAGCACTCGGGAAAATTGCGTCTGAGCAATGAGAGGGGGCGCGAACGGGCACCAAGTTGAACAGGCGGGAGGCGATTTGTGTCGGGTGATACCAGAAGACCTTCACTTGATGCTGATGGAGTAATGAGAGGAGGTGAGTGCTCGAAAACGGCCGGACCGGCAGTGCGTCCGCTCTTCCCGCAAACGAATCACACCTTACGCTTACGATGCTCCGCCGGAAAATCCGATCGATGCCGATCGATGAAGCAATTCCCAAGGACAAGCACGTCCATATCGGTTCGCAGAAAACAAGAGATCGCTTCGGCCGGTGTTCGAACGACAGGCTCGTTTTCATTCAACGATGTATTGAGCACAATCGGAACGCCCGTCTTCTCGAAGAAACGCGTGATCAATGCGTGGTACAGCGGATTGGTGTCTTTGGACACCGT
Encoded here:
- a CDS encoding integrase core domain-containing protein, whose protein sequence is YLHQTDLINEDDARTKARAWREDFNTRRPHSSLGYLTPSEFALRSAASVRPTASLQQHCESPIPIPQPNLS